One Candidatus Firestonebacteria bacterium RIFOXYD2_FULL_39_29 DNA window includes the following coding sequences:
- a CDS encoding ribonuclease Y, with translation MNITTILIIVFSSAVMAVLGIVIGWMIRKKTSEDKIASAEQVAKKLLTDAEKQVEAKKKEAIIEAKEELYKAKQQFESETKERRVEIQNLEKRLVQREEHVDKKVDLLDQKEKEYKTRENELIQKDKILKDKDDKLNKMIEDERVKLEKISGLTTESAKKMLLEMLEKQAHHDAAAIIKRIEDEAKEEAEKKAKKIISLAIQRCSIDHTVESTVSVVPLPNEEMKGRVIGREGRNIRALEAATGIDVIVDDTPEAVVLSGFDMVRREIARISLERLISDGRIHPTRIEEVVERVKSEVEEKIKETGERTVLDMGLSGIHPELVRLIGRLKYRTSYGQNILQHSIEVANMAGMLAGELGLDTVMFKRAGLLHDIGKAVDHEIEGTHPQIGADLVKKYKESPRVISAVGDHHGDDQLRTIDAIIVQAADSISGARPGARRESLETYIKRLEKLENIAESFTGVKKSFAIQAGREIRIMVEHTEINDSQALQIAKDIAKRIEEEVEYPGQVKVTVIREMRASEYAK, from the coding sequence ATGAATATTACTACAATATTGATTATAGTGTTTAGTAGTGCAGTAATGGCTGTATTAGGTATTGTTATTGGCTGGATGATACGGAAAAAAACGTCAGAAGACAAGATTGCATCGGCTGAACAAGTTGCAAAAAAGTTGTTGACTGACGCCGAAAAACAAGTGGAGGCAAAGAAGAAAGAAGCTATTATTGAAGCTAAAGAAGAGCTGTATAAGGCAAAGCAGCAGTTTGAGTCGGAAACCAAGGAAAGACGCGTTGAAATTCAAAACCTTGAAAAACGACTGGTTCAGAGGGAAGAACATGTTGATAAAAAAGTAGATCTATTAGATCAGAAGGAAAAAGAGTATAAGACCAGAGAGAATGAGCTTATTCAAAAAGATAAAATATTAAAGGATAAAGACGATAAGTTAAACAAAATGATTGAGGATGAGCGGGTAAAACTTGAAAAGATATCAGGATTAACTACAGAAAGTGCGAAAAAAATGCTTCTTGAGATGTTGGAAAAACAGGCTCATCATGATGCGGCCGCTATAATTAAGCGTATTGAAGATGAAGCAAAAGAAGAAGCTGAAAAGAAAGCAAAGAAGATTATTTCTCTTGCTATACAGCGTTGTTCAATTGATCATACAGTAGAATCAACTGTTTCGGTTGTTCCTCTTCCAAATGAGGAAATGAAAGGCCGTGTTATCGGAAGAGAAGGGCGTAATATTAGGGCGCTTGAGGCAGCTACAGGGATAGACGTTATAGTTGATGACACTCCTGAAGCTGTCGTTTTGTCCGGTTTTGACATGGTACGCCGGGAGATAGCCAGGATATCTTTAGAGCGTTTGATATCTGACGGAAGAATTCATCCTACAAGAATAGAAGAAGTTGTAGAAAGAGTTAAAAGTGAAGTAGAAGAAAAAATCAAAGAGACCGGAGAGAGAACGGTTTTGGACATGGGCCTTTCCGGTATTCACCCTGAATTGGTAAGATTGATAGGCCGCTTAAAATATAGAACCAGCTACGGACAGAATATTTTACAGCACTCGATAGAAGTTGCTAATATGGCAGGTATGCTTGCCGGTGAATTAGGTCTTGATACTGTAATGTTTAAACGCGCGGGGTTGTTACACGATATCGGTAAAGCTGTTGACCATGAGATTGAAGGTACACATCCTCAAATAGGTGCCGATCTGGTAAAAAAATACAAAGAAAGTCCCAGAGTTATTTCCGCTGTTGGAGACCATCATGGAGACGATCAATTAAGAACAATAGATGCGATAATTGTTCAGGCTGCCGACTCAATTTCAGGAGCAAGACCCGGGGCAAGGCGTGAATCTTTAGAAACATATATTAAGCGTCTTGAAAAGCTGGAGAATATTGCCGAATCATTTACCGGGGTAAAAAAATCATTTGCGATTCAAGCAGGAAGAGAGATCAGGATTATGGTAGAACATACTGAAATTAATGATTCTCAAGCACTTCAGATCGCAAAAGATATAGCTAAACGTATAGAAGAAGAAGTGGAATATCCGGGACAGGTTAAAGTTACGGTTATCAGGGAAATGCGTGCTTCTGAATATGCTAAGTAA